The Lentzea guizhouensis genome contains a region encoding:
- a CDS encoding ABC transporter permease: protein MSDPGSVSGGAGLEASAAAGVDQLSHVDDSSQKQRKPRSLWSDAWGELRTKPTFIISLVIIAVVVLMAIWPTLFTSVDPRAANLDKSLQPPSGDAWFGYDLQGYDVYARAMHGARASLLVGIFATLLTVLIGSTVGIIAGYAKTWLDSLLSRFADIFAGIPFVLGAIVILTTLNAPTENPGVVKIVTQVVLSIAVLSWPVAMRIMRSATLVAKQQDYVKAARGLGASPIRIVFRHLLPNTVAPVLVYATIALGAFIGAEATLAFLGIGLRPPVVSWGVMISESRDYFQAAPHMLLFPAGFVTITVLAFVMLGDAVRDALDPKSR from the coding sequence ATGAGTGACCCAGGATCCGTGTCCGGTGGAGCCGGACTCGAGGCGTCCGCGGCGGCCGGTGTCGACCAGCTGAGCCACGTCGACGACTCGTCGCAGAAGCAGCGCAAGCCCCGTTCGCTCTGGAGCGACGCGTGGGGCGAGCTGCGCACCAAGCCCACGTTCATCATCTCGCTGGTGATCATCGCGGTCGTCGTGCTGATGGCGATCTGGCCGACGCTGTTCACGTCGGTCGACCCGCGCGCCGCGAACCTCGACAAGTCGCTGCAGCCGCCGTCGGGTGACGCGTGGTTCGGCTACGACCTGCAGGGCTACGACGTCTACGCCCGTGCCATGCACGGCGCCCGCGCATCGCTGCTCGTCGGCATCTTCGCAACCCTGCTGACCGTGCTGATCGGCTCGACCGTCGGCATCATCGCCGGGTACGCGAAGACCTGGCTCGACAGCCTGCTGTCCCGGTTCGCCGACATCTTCGCCGGCATCCCGTTCGTGCTCGGCGCGATCGTCATCCTGACCACGCTGAACGCCCCGACCGAGAACCCCGGTGTGGTCAAGATCGTCACGCAGGTGGTGCTCTCGATCGCGGTGCTGTCGTGGCCGGTCGCGATGCGCATCATGCGTTCCGCGACGCTCGTGGCCAAGCAGCAGGACTACGTCAAGGCGGCCCGCGGTCTCGGCGCCTCGCCGATCCGCATCGTGTTCCGGCACCTGCTGCCGAACACGGTCGCCCCGGTGCTCGTGTACGCGACGATCGCGCTGGGTGCCTTCATCGGCGCCGAGGCGACGCTCGCGTTCCTCGGCATCGGCCTGCGCCCGCCGGTCGTGTCCTGGGGCGTGATGATCTCGGAGTCCCGCGACTACTTCCAGGCGGCACCGCACATGCTGCTGTTCCCCGCGGGCTTCGTGACGATCACCGTCCTGGCCTTCGTCATGCTCGGCGACGCCGTGCGCGACGCACTCGACCCCAAGTCCCGATAG
- a CDS encoding ABC transporter permease, whose amino-acid sequence MGRYVLRRLLQLIPVFLGTTFLIYALVWAIPQDPFAGKCGQRPCDPSYIAEMSEKLNLNDPLVIQYFKYLGNLVVGDFGTTFNGVSVGEQIATSWPITLKMGLIALVIEAIIGIIAGVLTGLRKSGFLDNLVLVSTLFLISLPVFVTGFVLRLYLGPQGFDLMDTSVSSDPTFGELILPGFVLGSLSMAYVARLSRSSIVENRRSDYVRTAIAKGQPQSRVVGVHLLRNSLIPVITFLGTDLGSLMGGAIVTEGVFNINGIGGLIFRGIQEKEGVMVTGIVTLLVLVYLLMSLLVDLLYAVLDPRIRYE is encoded by the coding sequence ATGGGTCGCTATGTGCTGCGCCGTCTGCTGCAGCTGATACCGGTCTTCCTGGGGACCACCTTCCTGATCTACGCCCTCGTCTGGGCGATTCCGCAGGACCCGTTCGCCGGCAAGTGCGGCCAGCGTCCGTGCGACCCGTCCTACATCGCCGAGATGAGCGAGAAGCTCAACCTGAACGACCCGCTGGTGATCCAGTACTTCAAGTACCTGGGCAACCTGGTCGTCGGTGACTTCGGCACCACGTTCAACGGCGTCTCCGTCGGTGAGCAGATCGCCACCTCCTGGCCCATCACGCTGAAGATGGGCCTCATCGCGCTGGTCATCGAGGCGATCATCGGCATCATCGCCGGTGTCCTCACCGGTCTGCGCAAGTCCGGCTTCCTGGACAACCTGGTCCTGGTCTCGACGCTCTTCCTGATCTCGCTGCCGGTGTTCGTCACCGGTTTCGTGCTGCGCCTGTACCTCGGCCCGCAGGGCTTCGACCTCATGGACACCTCGGTCAGCTCCGACCCGACGTTCGGTGAGCTGATCCTGCCCGGCTTCGTGCTCGGCAGTCTCTCGATGGCCTACGTCGCCCGCCTGAGCCGCAGCAGCATCGTGGAGAACCGCCGGTCCGACTACGTGCGCACCGCGATCGCCAAGGGCCAGCCGCAGTCCCGCGTCGTCGGCGTCCACCTGCTGCGCAACTCGCTGATCCCGGTGATCACGTTCCTCGGCACCGACCTCGGCAGCCTCATGGGCGGCGCGATCGTCACCGAGGGCGTCTTCAACATCAACGGCATCGGCGGCCTGATCTTCCGCGGCATCCAGGAGAAGGAAGGCGTCATGGTCACGGGCATCGTGACCCTGCTGGTGCTCGTCTACCTGCTGATGAGCCTGCTCGTCGACCTCCTGTACGCCGTTCTCGACCCGAGGATTCGCTATGAGTGA
- a CDS encoding peptide ABC transporter substrate-binding protein, which translates to MSRSRVAWVALPAALAMTLSACGGGGGSTTSEGKENPEGTVSIYGTEPKSTLFPANTTEAGGSKVTEALFARLVDYAPEDGKPTNLLAESITSSDAKVYNIKLKQGWKFHDGTDVKAKNFVDGWNWSANSNNAQQGASFFSVIQGFKDVHPSDEAAKPTADKMSGLEVVGDYEFKVTLNAPTSVFTTMIGYLPFSPLPDAFFADPKAFEAKPIGNGPLKFVSRTPNSLIKLERFDDYKGEKIHFKTLDIKIYSSQETAYQDLVAGKLDFMEALPPSAKVGEKYKADLGDQVLTANLLGQSAIALPYYVPAFKDNVKLRQAISMAINREQITKTVLAGSYTPSDGWVSPGINGYRKGVCGEFCTYNKDKAKQLFQESGFTGKLTIQSNQDGGRKEPLEAACNSIKDALGVECEFVGATNFGAFRQIVDGKQLTGMSRSDWSADYPSIENFLNPLYRTGGSSNDSNFSNPEVDKLLEQADGTADEAAAIKLYQQAEDIIAKQMPSIPTWNEKGIGGRSKNLLAAKLTFKRDADLASFRVKG; encoded by the coding sequence ATGTCGCGATCACGGGTTGCGTGGGTGGCTTTGCCGGCCGCGCTGGCCATGACGCTCAGCGCGTGCGGCGGGGGTGGCGGTTCCACCACCTCCGAGGGCAAGGAGAACCCCGAGGGCACGGTGTCGATCTACGGCACCGAGCCCAAGAGCACGCTGTTCCCGGCCAACACGACCGAGGCCGGTGGCTCGAAGGTCACCGAGGCCCTGTTCGCGCGCCTGGTCGACTACGCGCCGGAGGACGGCAAGCCGACGAACCTCCTGGCCGAGTCGATCACGTCCAGTGACGCCAAGGTCTACAACATCAAGCTCAAGCAGGGCTGGAAGTTCCACGACGGCACCGACGTCAAGGCGAAGAACTTCGTCGACGGATGGAACTGGTCCGCGAACTCGAACAACGCCCAGCAGGGCGCCTCGTTCTTCTCGGTCATCCAGGGCTTCAAGGACGTGCACCCGTCCGACGAGGCCGCGAAGCCGACCGCGGACAAGATGTCCGGCCTCGAGGTCGTCGGCGACTACGAGTTCAAGGTCACGCTCAACGCGCCCACCTCGGTCTTCACGACGATGATCGGCTACCTGCCGTTCTCGCCGCTGCCGGACGCGTTCTTCGCGGACCCCAAGGCGTTCGAGGCCAAGCCGATCGGCAACGGCCCGCTGAAGTTCGTCTCGCGCACGCCGAACTCGCTCATCAAGCTCGAGCGCTTCGACGACTACAAGGGCGAGAAGATCCACTTCAAGACCCTCGACATCAAGATCTACTCCAGCCAGGAGACCGCCTACCAGGACCTGGTGGCCGGCAAGCTGGACTTCATGGAGGCCCTGCCCCCGTCGGCCAAGGTCGGCGAGAAGTACAAGGCGGACCTCGGTGACCAGGTGCTCACCGCGAACCTGCTGGGCCAGTCCGCGATCGCGCTGCCGTACTACGTGCCGGCGTTCAAGGACAACGTGAAGCTCCGCCAGGCCATCTCGATGGCCATCAACCGGGAGCAGATCACCAAGACCGTGCTCGCGGGCTCGTACACGCCGTCCGACGGCTGGGTCTCGCCCGGCATCAACGGCTACCGCAAGGGCGTTTGCGGCGAGTTCTGCACGTACAACAAGGACAAGGCGAAGCAGCTCTTCCAGGAGTCCGGCTTCACCGGCAAGCTGACCATCCAGTCCAACCAGGACGGTGGCCGCAAGGAGCCGCTCGAGGCGGCCTGCAACAGCATCAAGGACGCGCTGGGCGTCGAGTGCGAGTTCGTCGGTGCCACCAACTTCGGTGCGTTCCGCCAGATCGTCGACGGCAAGCAGCTGACCGGCATGAGCCGTTCCGACTGGTCGGCCGACTACCCGTCGATCGAGAACTTCCTCAACCCGCTGTACCGCACCGGTGGTTCGTCGAACGACTCGAACTTCTCGAACCCCGAGGTCGACAAGCTCCTGGAGCAGGCCGACGGCACCGCGGACGAGGCGGCCGCGATCAAGCTGTACCAGCAGGCGGAGGACATCATCGCGAAGCAGATGCCGTCCATCCCGACCTGGAACGAGAAGGGCATCGGCGGCCGTTCCAAGAACCTGCTCGCCGCCAAGCTGACCTTCAAGCGTGACGCGGACCTCGCGTCCTTCCGCGTCAAGGGCTGA
- a CDS encoding Ppx/GppA phosphatase family protein: protein MARVAAIDCGTNSIRLLVADVTKRDDGTAWLRDVHREMQVVRLGQGVDATGELHPDAIRRTREALLDYARTMQRKGVERARMVATSATRDARNRDEFFDMTREILGAPAEVITGDEEARLSYLGAVADLDPDEGPFLVTDLGGGSTEFVLGGGSDVEAARSMDIGCVRLTERFLHSDPPAKGEVDKAEAFAREQVQLAFETVPVEKTRTWIGVAGTVTTLSALVQGLEVYNSDEIHLSRITLDNVREITDSVLAMTHDERARLGPMHPGRVDVICGGAIVLRAIAEELQNRAGIDVLVCSEHDILDGIAFSLV from the coding sequence ATGGCGCGGGTTGCCGCCATCGACTGCGGGACCAACTCGATCCGCCTGCTGGTCGCGGACGTGACGAAGCGGGACGACGGTACGGCGTGGCTGCGCGACGTGCACCGCGAGATGCAGGTCGTGCGGCTCGGGCAGGGGGTGGACGCGACGGGGGAGCTGCACCCCGACGCGATCCGGCGCACGAGGGAGGCGCTGCTCGACTACGCGCGCACGATGCAGCGCAAGGGCGTGGAGCGCGCACGGATGGTGGCCACGAGTGCCACGCGGGACGCGCGCAACCGGGACGAGTTCTTCGACATGACCCGCGAGATCCTCGGGGCGCCGGCCGAGGTGATCACCGGGGACGAGGAGGCGCGGCTGTCCTACCTCGGCGCGGTGGCCGACCTCGACCCGGACGAGGGACCCTTCCTCGTCACCGATCTGGGTGGAGGTTCGACCGAGTTCGTCCTCGGCGGCGGATCCGACGTCGAGGCCGCGCGGTCGATGGACATCGGGTGCGTCCGGCTGACCGAGCGATTCCTGCACTCCGATCCGCCCGCGAAGGGCGAGGTGGACAAAGCGGAAGCGTTTGCGCGCGAGCAGGTTCAATTGGCGTTCGAAACTGTTCCGGTCGAGAAGACGCGCACCTGGATCGGTGTTGCTGGAACGGTTACGACGTTGTCCGCCCTGGTCCAGGGCCTTGAGGTGTACAACAGCGACGAAATCCACCTCTCCCGCATCACACTTGACAATGTCCGTGAAATCACTGACAGTGTTCTCGCGATGACGCATGATGAACGGGCCAGGTTGGGACCCATGCATCCCGGCCGGGTGGACGTCATCTGCGGTGGAGCGATCGTTCTGCGTGCGATTGCCGAGGAGCTGCAGAATCGCGCGGGTATCGACGTGCTCGTTTGCAGTGAGCACGACATCCTCGACGGCATCGCGTTTTCGCTGGTCTAG
- a CDS encoding GNAT family N-acetyltransferase, with the protein MRPDYPIKTDRLLLRPFEVTDLADVHAYRRLPELARYLYDEALTEAETAEKLAKWSAMDELTEEGQSLALAATLDGTVIGEIDIKWLSRDNRQGELGYIFNPAFHGRGYAREAAEQMLDLAFGQLHLHRVIAQCDPRNEPSWRLMERLGMRREAHHRQNEIFKGEWGDLFVYAVLEEEWRGTA; encoded by the coding sequence GTGCGTCCTGACTACCCGATCAAGACCGACCGCCTCCTCCTCCGCCCCTTCGAGGTCACCGACCTCGCCGACGTCCACGCCTACCGCCGCCTGCCCGAGCTCGCCCGCTACCTCTACGACGAGGCCCTGACCGAGGCCGAGACCGCGGAGAAGCTCGCCAAGTGGTCCGCCATGGACGAGCTCACCGAGGAGGGCCAGTCCCTCGCGCTCGCCGCCACCCTCGACGGCACGGTCATCGGCGAGATCGACATCAAGTGGCTGAGCAGGGACAACCGGCAGGGCGAGCTGGGCTACATCTTCAACCCGGCCTTCCACGGCAGGGGCTACGCGCGCGAGGCCGCCGAGCAGATGCTCGACCTCGCCTTCGGCCAGCTGCACCTGCACCGGGTCATCGCGCAGTGCGACCCGCGCAACGAGCCGTCGTGGCGCCTGATGGAACGGCTCGGGATGCGCAGGGAGGCGCACCACCGGCAGAACGAGATCTTCAAGGGCGAGTGGGGCGACCTCTTCGTCTACGCGGTCCTCGAAGAGGAGTGGCGGGGTACGGCCTGA
- a CDS encoding GNAT family N-acetyltransferase, with the protein MLPDYPLETTRLLLRPFTTGDLADYAAYRTHPDVNRYLLNKVTTHAAAADLLAAKAARTSLTPDGQALSLAVFWPEANRVVGDVVFKWLSEEHRQGEIGYVFNPEFGGRGLAGEAAGELLRFGFEELGLHRIVAQANPENVPSWRLMERLGMRKEAYHRQNLLVEGEWLDLVTYSVLAREWRDRAKPSARASVLLTFGWYDGPIEGVVVSAAGDACWYFKLVAERFDPDQEDDRLFGLWPVPAADGAVLVGEFAEGADPGPQLWPVHGGAGSAAARAIVEGLLSAEHVTPHLLVREPDFAETGERWEVVPPGRHGDARPRPRLS; encoded by the coding sequence GTGCTCCCCGACTACCCCCTCGAAACCACCCGCCTGCTCCTGCGCCCCTTCACCACCGGCGACCTCGCCGACTACGCCGCCTACCGCACCCACCCCGACGTCAACCGCTACCTCCTCAACAAGGTGACCACCCACGCCGCGGCCGCCGACCTCCTCGCCGCCAAGGCGGCCAGGACGTCGCTGACCCCCGACGGGCAGGCCCTCTCGCTCGCCGTGTTCTGGCCGGAGGCGAACCGGGTCGTCGGGGACGTCGTGTTCAAGTGGCTCAGCGAGGAGCACCGGCAGGGCGAGATCGGCTACGTCTTCAACCCCGAGTTCGGCGGCCGTGGCCTGGCGGGCGAGGCGGCGGGGGAGTTGCTGCGGTTCGGGTTCGAGGAGCTCGGGTTGCACCGGATCGTCGCGCAGGCCAACCCGGAGAACGTGCCGTCGTGGCGGCTGATGGAGCGGCTGGGGATGCGCAAGGAGGCGTACCACCGGCAGAACCTGCTGGTCGAGGGGGAGTGGCTCGACCTCGTCACCTACTCGGTGCTCGCGCGGGAGTGGCGTGACCGCGCGAAGCCGTCGGCGAGGGCTTCGGTGCTGCTCACCTTCGGCTGGTACGACGGTCCGATCGAGGGCGTGGTGGTCAGTGCGGCCGGGGACGCGTGCTGGTACTTCAAGCTGGTCGCGGAACGGTTCGACCCCGACCAGGAGGACGACAGGCTGTTCGGGCTGTGGCCGGTTCCCGCGGCGGACGGCGCGGTGCTCGTCGGCGAGTTCGCCGAAGGTGCCGATCCGGGGCCGCAGCTGTGGCCGGTGCACGGCGGGGCCGGGTCGGCCGCTGCTCGCGCGATCGTCGAAGGGCTGTTGTCCGCCGAGCACGTCACCCCTCACCTGTTGGTCCGCGAGCCGGACTTCGCGGAGACGGGGGAGAGGTGGGAGGTCGTCCCACCGGGTCGCCACGGCGACGCGCGACCTCGACCGCGGCTTTCGTGA
- a CDS encoding lytic transglycosylase domain-containing protein produces MAKLRGPAALSARHKGFAVAALAAMLAPAMIVGTKLVDWVNVSKHSDMAVTLGPADVFGALRRDPSELGATGRLPLSDELSAALLLDLEDGDIDDLDNDPGIIEDFPGDYGIPGVVLEAYLRAEDKMATLVPGCKLDWALLAGIGKVESNHANNGRVTGLGDATPKILGPVLNGAPGMAAIRDTDGGRLDGDTTWDRAVGPMQFIPSTWAGYSADGNDDGVINPNNIYDAALGAGRYLCAGGGDLTQPSARSAAIFRYNNSNEYVRTVLKWAKQYSDNVDALPLLPDDGNNVLNPTPGNPGTPNPGGNPDNPGTSNPPSSTSSSPSTPPSSSNPCTPPSSSTPPSSSSSSTPPSSTSPSCPPSSSSSTPPSSSSSTPPAQEPSNPPVGSSSSETPGSTTRVETTTQQTTTQQTTTAATSSAVPSSAAPVTGSSGPVVSTTT; encoded by the coding sequence ATGGCCAAACTGCGTGGTCCCGCGGCTCTGTCAGCCCGTCACAAGGGCTTCGCCGTGGCCGCGCTGGCTGCCATGCTCGCGCCGGCGATGATCGTGGGCACCAAGCTGGTCGACTGGGTCAACGTCTCCAAGCACTCCGACATGGCCGTCACCCTGGGCCCGGCCGACGTCTTCGGAGCGTTGCGCCGCGACCCGTCCGAGCTCGGCGCCACCGGCCGCCTGCCGTTGTCCGACGAGCTGAGCGCCGCGCTGCTGCTCGACCTCGAAGACGGCGACATCGACGACCTGGACAACGACCCCGGCATCATCGAGGACTTCCCCGGCGACTACGGCATCCCCGGCGTCGTGCTGGAGGCCTACCTGCGCGCCGAGGACAAGATGGCCACCCTGGTCCCCGGCTGCAAGCTCGACTGGGCCCTGCTCGCCGGCATCGGCAAGGTCGAGTCCAACCACGCCAACAACGGCCGCGTGACCGGCCTCGGCGACGCCACCCCCAAGATCCTCGGCCCGGTCCTCAACGGCGCCCCCGGCATGGCCGCCATCCGCGACACCGACGGCGGCCGCCTCGACGGCGACACCACCTGGGACCGCGCGGTCGGCCCGATGCAGTTCATCCCGAGCACCTGGGCCGGCTACAGCGCCGACGGCAACGACGACGGCGTCATCAACCCGAACAACATCTACGACGCCGCCCTGGGCGCCGGCCGCTACCTCTGCGCAGGCGGCGGCGACCTCACCCAGCCGTCCGCCCGCTCGGCCGCGATCTTCCGCTACAACAACTCCAACGAGTACGTCCGCACGGTCCTGAAGTGGGCCAAGCAGTACTCCGACAACGTCGACGCGCTGCCGCTGCTCCCCGACGACGGCAACAACGTCCTGAACCCGACCCCGGGCAACCCCGGCACCCCGAACCCCGGCGGCAACCCGGACAACCCCGGCACCTCCAACCCGCCGTCGTCGACCTCCTCCTCACCGTCGACGCCGCCTTCGTCCTCGAACCCGTGCACGCCGCCTTCGTCGTCGACCCCGCCGTCGTCGTCCTCTTCCTCGACGCCGCCGTCCTCCACGTCGCCGTCGTGCCCGCCGTCGTCCTCTTCTTCCACGCCACCGTCTTCGTCGTCCTCCACCCCGCCCGCACAGGAGCCGTCGAACCCGCCGGTCGGTTCCTCGTCGAGCGAGACGCCGGGCTCGACCACGCGGGTGGAGACGACGACCCAGCAGACGACGACCCAGCAGACGACGACCGCGGCTACCAGCAGCGCGGTTCCCAGCAGCGCGGCGCCGGTGACGGGGTCGAGCGGCCCGGTCGTGAGCACCACGACCTGA
- a CDS encoding DUF501 domain-containing protein has protein sequence MAIGDAQVDAADLETVAQQLGRTPRGTRAIASRCPSGHPNVVQTNPRLPDGTPFPTMFYLTCPKLNSLVSTLEGSGLMKEQTERLAEDPELAAAYQRAHESYLAERDAIESLGTQVTAGGMPSRVKCLHVHVAHALAKGPGVNPFGDEALALLREQALWPAGDCSAS, from the coding sequence TTGGCAATCGGTGACGCACAAGTAGACGCTGCTGACCTGGAGACGGTCGCTCAGCAGCTCGGCCGGACGCCGCGCGGTACCCGTGCGATCGCGTCGCGGTGCCCTTCCGGGCACCCGAACGTCGTGCAGACGAACCCGCGGCTGCCGGACGGGACCCCGTTCCCGACGATGTTCTACCTGACCTGCCCGAAGCTGAACTCCCTGGTCAGCACGCTGGAGGGCAGCGGGCTGATGAAGGAGCAGACCGAGCGGCTCGCGGAGGACCCCGAGCTCGCGGCGGCCTACCAGCGCGCGCACGAGTCGTACCTCGCCGAGCGGGACGCCATCGAGTCGCTGGGAACGCAAGTCACCGCGGGCGGCATGCCGAGCAGGGTCAAGTGCCTCCACGTGCACGTCGCCCATGCCCTCGCGAAGGGCCCCGGGGTCAATCCCTTCGGGGACGAGGCGCTGGCACTCTTGCGGGAGCAGGCCCTGTGGCCGGCCGGTGACTGTTCAGCCAGTTAA
- a CDS encoding FtsB family cell division protein, with amino-acid sequence MAERARRPRRPRAEREARPARARKPPRPKGPARRSDGTGGAFGMTGTRRAAMFAMVLCALALSIAVPLRTYLSQRDELRDANAESDKLREQVAALEHRKSQLNDPAFVEIEARKRLHWVRPGETPYIVQLPGDENRNTESERPSGKPSANQSWYEELWQSVTHK; translated from the coding sequence ATGGCCGAGCGCGCGCGTCGACCTCGCCGCCCCCGTGCCGAACGGGAGGCGCGGCCCGCTCGCGCGCGCAAGCCACCGCGTCCGAAGGGGCCCGCCCGCCGTTCCGACGGCACGGGCGGCGCCTTCGGGATGACCGGGACGCGGCGGGCCGCGATGTTCGCGATGGTGCTGTGCGCACTGGCGTTGAGCATCGCGGTCCCGCTGCGGACCTACCTGTCCCAGCGCGACGAGCTGCGCGACGCGAACGCGGAGTCGGACAAGCTCCGCGAGCAGGTCGCCGCGCTGGAGCACCGCAAGTCGCAGCTGAACGACCCGGCGTTCGTCGAGATCGAGGCGCGCAAGCGGCTGCACTGGGTGCGGCCCGGCGAGACGCCGTACATCGTGCAGCTGCCGGGTGACGAGAACCGCAACACTGAATCGGAGCGTCCGTCGGGCAAGCCGTCGGCGAACCAGTCTTGGTACGAGGAACTTTGGCAATCGGTGACGCACAAGTAG